From Nymphaea colorata isolate Beijing-Zhang1983 chromosome 6, ASM883128v2, whole genome shotgun sequence, a single genomic window includes:
- the LOC116255525 gene encoding pentatricopeptide repeat-containing protein At3g24000, mitochondrial-like isoform X2: MVWPSPVLRCLNAYMVASQRLSDVMKACIKLGTASHGESIHAHLVTSGFLPGSVFLSNHLIDMYGKFRLPDSARRVFEEIPQRNAFSWNILMMGFADCGRITDALQLFGEMPELERDEVSWNTIIAGCVQNGRGEEGLKLFIRMLRDSEHIPNSFTLVSVLNSCSSLCWIGLGSQIHSFSLKLDALVDDHSIQCALVSVDPALQLFNRMPERDVVSWNTIISIMSQHGHGIECLNLFQEMSKQGWRPNGITYASALSACASLSDLDWGKHLHARILRGELHIDVYIGSALVDMYCKCGLLDCAKRLFDLLPERNEVSWTSMMAGLVQHELEEEALVLFKNMIASQDFSADHYALATVLGNCSSKKNMNLGVQVHAYAIKNGFGLAVPVANALVSLYVKCENVEAANLLFETMPIRDIISWTTMVTAYSQMGHISRARNLFDAMRERNIVSWNSMMAAYIRHGYGEQGLKLYIVMLREEERIRPDWITFSILLNACADLATLKHGSQIFNHITKLGLDANVSVANGLIAMYSKCGRIKEASTVFDLIVDKDLVSWNSLMTGYAQHGQGKRVIEIFEKMLQAGIKPDHISYVAVLSGCSHAGLLSEGQLYFDSMSKLHGLSPIPEHYTCLIDMLGRAGYLEDAEKVVDQMDFQPNADIWGALLSACRIYGNTELAERAASELFKLDPKDSGSYVLLANMYLDGDNLGEASRVRKLMHERGVRKHPGCSWIEVDNRIHSFTVSNLNHPQMDGILKTLDDLITRIEVLGYVRNNNFRSLSHHSEKLAVAFGLLSVPAGRPIEVMKNLRVCRDCHLVIKLVSAVTGRELVVRDASRFHHFKDGICSCDDYW; this comes from the exons AGGTTCCGTCTTTCTGTCCAACCACCTGATCGATATGTACGGGAAATTTCGGCTTCCAGACAGTGCACGCCGGGTTTTTGAAGAAATCCCTCAAAGGAACGCTTTCTCCTGGAACATTTTGATGATGGGTTTTGCTGACTGCGGAAGGATCACAGATGCACTCCAGCTGTTCGGCGAAATGCCTGAACTGGAGCGAGATGAAGTTTCCTGGAACACCATCATCGCAGGATGCGTTCAGAATGGTCGAGGTGAGGAAGGACTAAAACTATTCATCCGTATGCTTCGTGATTCTGAGCATATTCCTAATTCGTTTACCTTAGTCAGCGTCCTAAATTCTTGTTCGAGTCTGTGTTGGATCGGCCTTGGTTCGCAAATTCATTCTTTTTCCCTTAAACTGGACGCTTTGGTTGATGACCATTCGATCCAGTGTGCGCTTGTAA GTGTGGATCCTGCTCTGCAATTGTTTAATAGAATGCCGGAGAGAGATGTTGTCTCGTGGAATACAATCATTTCCATTATGTCTCAGCATGGTCATGGAATTGAGTGTCTCAATTTGTTCCAGGAGATGTCCAAACAGGGTTGGAGGCCAAATGGCATAACATATGCAAGTGCCCTCAGTGCTTGTGCAAGCTTGTCTGACTTAGATTGGGGCAAGCATTTGCATGCTCGAATTTTACGTGGTGAACTTCACATTGATGTTTATATAGGGAGCGCTCTTGTAGACATGTATTGCAAGTGTGGCTTATTAGACTGTGCAAAACGATTATTTGATTTGTTGCCTGAGCGTAATGAAGTATCGTGGACCTCCATGATGGCAGGCTTGGTGCAACATGAGCTGGAAGAAGAGGCTCTTGTGCTCTTCAAAAATATGATAGCATCGCAAGATTTTTCCGCAGATCATTATGCTCTTGCTACTGTATTGGGGAACTGCTCTAGTAAAAAGAATATGAATCTTGGAGTTCAGGTCCATGCCTATGCAATCAAGAATGGCTTTGGACTTGCTGTTCCTGTTGCTAATGCCCTTGTTAGTCTATACGTGAAATGTGAAAATGTTGAAGCTGCAAATCTTCTTTTTGAAACAATGCCTATAAGGGACATAATATCATGGACAACGATGGTAACAGCATATTCTCAGATGGGTCATATTTCGAGAGCTCGTAATTTGTTTGATGCCATGCGTGAACGGAATATAGTATCCTGGAATTCGATGATGGCTGCATACATACGACATGGGTATGGAGAACAGGGACTGAAACTATATATTGTTATGCtgagggaagaagagagaataAGGCCAGATTGGATAACCTTTTCCATTTTGCTAAATGCTTGTGCTGATCTCGCCACTCTGAAGCATGGAAGCCAGATTTTTAACCATATTACAAAGCTTGGGCTGGATGCTAATGTTTCAGTAGCCAATGGGCTAATTGCTATGTACTCAAAATGTGGTAGAATTAAAGAAGCCAGTACTGTCTTTGATTTGATCGTTGATAAGGATTTGGTTTCTTGGAATTCCTTGATGACAGGATATGCACAGCATGGACAAGGGAAGAGGGTTATTGAGATCTTTGAGAAGATGTTGCAAGCTGGCATAAAACCTGATCATATCAGTTATGTTGCTGTTCTCTCTGGTTGCAGTCATGCAGGGCTATTATCAGAAGGTCAATTGTATTTCGATTCTATGAGCAAGCTCCACGGACTTTCTCCAATTCCTGAGCATTATACCTGCTTGATAGACATGCTTGGTCGAGCTGGATACCTTGAAGACGCTGAGAAGGTTGTTGATCAAATGGACTTTCAACCTAATGCTGACATATGGGGAGCACTGCTTAGTGCATGCAGGATCTATGGCAATACCGAACTTGCTGAACGTGCAGCAAGTGAACTGTTCAAGTTGGACCCGAAGGACTCTGGGAGCTATGTGTTGCTAGCAAATATGTATCTAGATGGTGACAATCTGGGCGAAGCTTCCAGGGTCAGGAAGTTAATGCATgaaagaggagtgagaaagcATCCCGGTTGTAGCTGGATTGAGGTTGATAATAGGATCCATTCATTTACAGTTAGCAACCTGAACCATCCACAAATGGATGGTATATTGAAGACATTGGATGACTTGATTACGAGGATTGAAGTACTGGGCTACGTAAGAAACAATAACTTTAGGTCTCTGAGTCACCACAGTGAGAAGTTGGCAGTTGCTTTTGGACTACTCAGCGTTCCTGCTGGAAGGCCCATAGAGGTAATGAAGAATCTTCGTGTCTGCAGGGATTGTCATCTGGTCATCAAATTAGTATCTGCTGTTACGGGAAGGGAACTGGTTGTTAGAGATGCCAGCCGCTTCCATCACTTCAAAGACGGGATCTGCTCGTGTGATGATTACTGGTAG
- the LOC116255525 gene encoding pentatricopeptide repeat-containing protein At2g13600-like isoform X1, with protein sequence MVWPSPVLRCLNAYMVASQRLSDVMKACIKLGTASHGESIHAHLVTSGFLPGSVFLSNHLIDMYGKFRLPDSARRVFEEIPQRNAFSWNILMMGFADCGRITDALQLFGEMPELERDEVSWNTIIAGCVQNGRGEEGLKLFIRMLRDSEHIPNSFTLVSVLNSCSSLCWIGLGSQIHSFSLKLDALVDDHSIQCALVSMYIKLCDIKSAQTVFGRMIRFDILTWNSMMVGLSKLSGVDPALQLFNRMPERDVVSWNTIISIMSQHGHGIECLNLFQEMSKQGWRPNGITYASALSACASLSDLDWGKHLHARILRGELHIDVYIGSALVDMYCKCGLLDCAKRLFDLLPERNEVSWTSMMAGLVQHELEEEALVLFKNMIASQDFSADHYALATVLGNCSSKKNMNLGVQVHAYAIKNGFGLAVPVANALVSLYVKCENVEAANLLFETMPIRDIISWTTMVTAYSQMGHISRARNLFDAMRERNIVSWNSMMAAYIRHGYGEQGLKLYIVMLREEERIRPDWITFSILLNACADLATLKHGSQIFNHITKLGLDANVSVANGLIAMYSKCGRIKEASTVFDLIVDKDLVSWNSLMTGYAQHGQGKRVIEIFEKMLQAGIKPDHISYVAVLSGCSHAGLLSEGQLYFDSMSKLHGLSPIPEHYTCLIDMLGRAGYLEDAEKVVDQMDFQPNADIWGALLSACRIYGNTELAERAASELFKLDPKDSGSYVLLANMYLDGDNLGEASRVRKLMHERGVRKHPGCSWIEVDNRIHSFTVSNLNHPQMDGILKTLDDLITRIEVLGYVRNNNFRSLSHHSEKLAVAFGLLSVPAGRPIEVMKNLRVCRDCHLVIKLVSAVTGRELVVRDASRFHHFKDGICSCDDYW encoded by the coding sequence AGGTTCCGTCTTTCTGTCCAACCACCTGATCGATATGTACGGGAAATTTCGGCTTCCAGACAGTGCACGCCGGGTTTTTGAAGAAATCCCTCAAAGGAACGCTTTCTCCTGGAACATTTTGATGATGGGTTTTGCTGACTGCGGAAGGATCACAGATGCACTCCAGCTGTTCGGCGAAATGCCTGAACTGGAGCGAGATGAAGTTTCCTGGAACACCATCATCGCAGGATGCGTTCAGAATGGTCGAGGTGAGGAAGGACTAAAACTATTCATCCGTATGCTTCGTGATTCTGAGCATATTCCTAATTCGTTTACCTTAGTCAGCGTCCTAAATTCTTGTTCGAGTCTGTGTTGGATCGGCCTTGGTTCGCAAATTCATTCTTTTTCCCTTAAACTGGACGCTTTGGTTGATGACCATTCGATCCAGTGTGCGCTTGTAAGTATGTACATAAAACTTTGTGATATTAAGAGTGCGCAAACAGTTTTCGGAAGAATGATTCGTTTTGATATATTAACATGGAACTCCATGATGGTGGGGTTGTCCAAACTGTCAGGTGTGGATCCTGCTCTGCAATTGTTTAATAGAATGCCGGAGAGAGATGTTGTCTCGTGGAATACAATCATTTCCATTATGTCTCAGCATGGTCATGGAATTGAGTGTCTCAATTTGTTCCAGGAGATGTCCAAACAGGGTTGGAGGCCAAATGGCATAACATATGCAAGTGCCCTCAGTGCTTGTGCAAGCTTGTCTGACTTAGATTGGGGCAAGCATTTGCATGCTCGAATTTTACGTGGTGAACTTCACATTGATGTTTATATAGGGAGCGCTCTTGTAGACATGTATTGCAAGTGTGGCTTATTAGACTGTGCAAAACGATTATTTGATTTGTTGCCTGAGCGTAATGAAGTATCGTGGACCTCCATGATGGCAGGCTTGGTGCAACATGAGCTGGAAGAAGAGGCTCTTGTGCTCTTCAAAAATATGATAGCATCGCAAGATTTTTCCGCAGATCATTATGCTCTTGCTACTGTATTGGGGAACTGCTCTAGTAAAAAGAATATGAATCTTGGAGTTCAGGTCCATGCCTATGCAATCAAGAATGGCTTTGGACTTGCTGTTCCTGTTGCTAATGCCCTTGTTAGTCTATACGTGAAATGTGAAAATGTTGAAGCTGCAAATCTTCTTTTTGAAACAATGCCTATAAGGGACATAATATCATGGACAACGATGGTAACAGCATATTCTCAGATGGGTCATATTTCGAGAGCTCGTAATTTGTTTGATGCCATGCGTGAACGGAATATAGTATCCTGGAATTCGATGATGGCTGCATACATACGACATGGGTATGGAGAACAGGGACTGAAACTATATATTGTTATGCtgagggaagaagagagaataAGGCCAGATTGGATAACCTTTTCCATTTTGCTAAATGCTTGTGCTGATCTCGCCACTCTGAAGCATGGAAGCCAGATTTTTAACCATATTACAAAGCTTGGGCTGGATGCTAATGTTTCAGTAGCCAATGGGCTAATTGCTATGTACTCAAAATGTGGTAGAATTAAAGAAGCCAGTACTGTCTTTGATTTGATCGTTGATAAGGATTTGGTTTCTTGGAATTCCTTGATGACAGGATATGCACAGCATGGACAAGGGAAGAGGGTTATTGAGATCTTTGAGAAGATGTTGCAAGCTGGCATAAAACCTGATCATATCAGTTATGTTGCTGTTCTCTCTGGTTGCAGTCATGCAGGGCTATTATCAGAAGGTCAATTGTATTTCGATTCTATGAGCAAGCTCCACGGACTTTCTCCAATTCCTGAGCATTATACCTGCTTGATAGACATGCTTGGTCGAGCTGGATACCTTGAAGACGCTGAGAAGGTTGTTGATCAAATGGACTTTCAACCTAATGCTGACATATGGGGAGCACTGCTTAGTGCATGCAGGATCTATGGCAATACCGAACTTGCTGAACGTGCAGCAAGTGAACTGTTCAAGTTGGACCCGAAGGACTCTGGGAGCTATGTGTTGCTAGCAAATATGTATCTAGATGGTGACAATCTGGGCGAAGCTTCCAGGGTCAGGAAGTTAATGCATgaaagaggagtgagaaagcATCCCGGTTGTAGCTGGATTGAGGTTGATAATAGGATCCATTCATTTACAGTTAGCAACCTGAACCATCCACAAATGGATGGTATATTGAAGACATTGGATGACTTGATTACGAGGATTGAAGTACTGGGCTACGTAAGAAACAATAACTTTAGGTCTCTGAGTCACCACAGTGAGAAGTTGGCAGTTGCTTTTGGACTACTCAGCGTTCCTGCTGGAAGGCCCATAGAGGTAATGAAGAATCTTCGTGTCTGCAGGGATTGTCATCTGGTCATCAAATTAGTATCTGCTGTTACGGGAAGGGAACTGGTTGTTAGAGATGCCAGCCGCTTCCATCACTTCAAAGACGGGATCTGCTCGTGTGATGATTACTGGTAG
- the LOC116256488 gene encoding uncharacterized protein LOC116256488 encodes MESKKFYLNPNAPVFVPSNLTPSQEKSINLDSDPADQEAKGVARSRCSDAPTNANVFSESFELDHLSQVTGEIREFMGDPFPSGSDEQAQISPNDIVASDLRSLSLMFPGYSEESVLDIYAANDGDIEAAKEMLAHLEGVGDKSMS; translated from the exons ATGGAATCCAAGAAATTCTATCTGAATCCTAATGCTCCAGTTTTCGTACCTAGTAATTTAACACCTTCACAAGAGAAGAGCATTAACCTGGACAGTGATCCTGCAGACCAAGAAGCAAAAGGGGTTGCACGTTCCCGGTGTAGCGATGCTCCCACCAATGCCAATGTGTTTAGCGAATCATTTGAATTAGATCATCTCTCACAGGTGACGGGTGAAATTCGAGAGTTCATGGGAGACCCATTTCCAAGTGGAAGTGATGAACAGGCTCAGATTAGCCCGAATGACATTGTAGCTTCAGACTTGAGGTCCTTGTCACTCATGTTTCCCGGATACTCGGAAGAATCCGTACTTGATATTTATGCTGCAAACGATGGAGACATAGAGGCAGCAAAGGAGATGTTGGCACACCTAGAG GGTGTTGGTGACAAGTCGATGTCTTGA